The Bifidobacterium eulemuris genome includes a window with the following:
- a CDS encoding DNA gyrase/topoisomerase IV subunit A — translation MASRKPAQPAYDPRTVKEHIVETPLNEEMSKSFLEYAYSVIYARALPDARDGMKPVQRRIVYQMGQMNLTPDRPYMKSARVVGEVMGKLHPHGDSAIYEAMVRLAQPFAMRLPLVDGHGNFGSLDDGPAASRYTEARLGPAALGMNADIDEDTVDFTPNYDNKLKEPTVLPAAIPNLLVNGGSGIAVGMATNLATHNLGEVVSAAKHLMTNPDASLEELMRRVPGPDWPGGGIIIGRDGIREAYATGRGTLTTRAATHVENVTARKKAIVVTELPYMVGPEKVLERISDGVKNRKLEGISGAIDLTDRHNGTRIVIEIKTGFDPHAVLVQLFKHTPLQDNFAINNVALVEGRPHTMGLKEMLQVWIDHRRVVIRRRSEYRRKKALERLHLVDGLLLAMVDIDEVIQVIRSSDDADAAKTRLMAVFDLDEIQAQYILDLRLRRLTRMSRIELEAERDELKRRIEELDRILSSETELDAVVVREMDEAAAKYGSPRRTVLLDAGEDGALTPVAVEGDSSVSASAMEAVRSAQTVSSAAADVEAAAQAAKKSGEDALLAGALKIEDEPCVVMMSASGLIARTTPSAMDVFETRSASDKRVADDQIVAIFPTSTRASYGLVTSAGRLVLAHVADLPALPASTTLALTGGVKADELIGMTESTDPVPGEKVITAIAMEPAKSASGEGESAENAEAASGVPAALPPLAIGTRGGVVKRWNRESPTTMDSWPIIDLKDGDVALFAAPAEDEDRLVFIATDSSLLTFEAGNVRPQGRTAGGMAGIRLAEGEQVAAFNVVPAGKIAWVYEEGENGLSSASGAVVLTVAGDSEALPGTENGAAKVTPLEMYPTKGRGTGGVRSQRFLKGQNTLIAAWVGAYPLHASTEGNSPVELPKPDMRRDGSGTDLAAPIAFIG, via the coding sequence ATGGCATCACGCAAACCGGCCCAGCCGGCCTATGACCCGCGTACGGTCAAGGAGCATATCGTCGAAACGCCGTTGAACGAGGAGATGAGCAAGTCGTTCCTCGAATACGCGTATTCGGTGATCTACGCGCGTGCCCTGCCCGACGCCCGTGACGGCATGAAGCCGGTGCAACGCCGCATCGTCTACCAAATGGGCCAGATGAACCTCACTCCGGACCGTCCGTACATGAAGTCCGCCCGTGTGGTCGGCGAGGTGATGGGCAAGCTCCATCCGCACGGCGATTCCGCGATCTACGAGGCCATGGTGCGTCTGGCGCAGCCCTTCGCCATGCGTCTGCCCTTGGTCGACGGCCACGGCAATTTCGGTTCGCTTGACGACGGCCCCGCGGCCTCCCGTTACACCGAGGCGCGCTTGGGACCGGCGGCGTTGGGCATGAACGCCGACATCGACGAGGACACCGTCGATTTCACTCCGAACTACGACAACAAGCTCAAGGAGCCGACCGTGCTGCCGGCGGCGATTCCGAATCTGCTGGTCAACGGCGGTTCGGGCATCGCGGTGGGCATGGCCACGAATCTCGCCACGCATAATCTCGGCGAGGTGGTGTCGGCTGCGAAGCATCTGATGACGAATCCCGACGCCTCTTTGGAGGAACTGATGCGGCGCGTGCCGGGACCGGATTGGCCGGGCGGCGGCATCATCATCGGCCGTGACGGCATCCGCGAGGCGTACGCGACGGGCCGTGGCACGCTGACCACGCGCGCCGCCACGCATGTCGAGAACGTGACCGCCCGCAAGAAGGCGATCGTCGTGACCGAACTGCCCTATATGGTGGGGCCGGAGAAGGTTCTGGAACGCATCTCCGACGGTGTGAAGAACCGTAAGCTGGAGGGCATCTCCGGCGCGATCGACTTGACGGACCGCCATAACGGCACGCGCATCGTCATCGAGATCAAAACCGGTTTCGACCCGCATGCGGTGCTGGTGCAGCTGTTCAAGCACACGCCGCTGCAGGACAACTTCGCCATCAACAATGTGGCGCTGGTCGAGGGCCGCCCGCACACCATGGGATTGAAGGAGATGCTGCAGGTGTGGATCGACCACCGTCGCGTGGTGATCCGCAGACGCAGCGAATACCGCCGCAAGAAGGCGCTGGAACGCCTGCACTTGGTCGACGGCCTGCTGCTCGCCATGGTGGACATCGACGAGGTCATCCAGGTGATCCGCTCCTCCGACGACGCGGACGCCGCCAAAACACGACTGATGGCCGTGTTCGACCTCGATGAGATCCAGGCACAGTACATTCTCGACCTTCGCCTGCGCCGTCTGACCCGTATGAGCCGCATCGAGCTCGAGGCCGAGCGTGACGAGTTGAAGCGCCGCATCGAGGAGCTCGACCGCATCCTCTCCTCCGAAACGGAGCTGGATGCCGTGGTGGTGCGTGAGATGGACGAGGCGGCCGCCAAGTATGGTTCGCCGCGCCGCACGGTGCTGCTGGACGCGGGCGAGGACGGCGCGCTGACCCCCGTGGCCGTCGAGGGTGATTCCAGCGTGTCCGCATCCGCGATGGAGGCCGTGCGCTCGGCGCAGACCGTATCGTCCGCGGCCGCCGATGTGGAGGCCGCCGCGCAGGCCGCGAAGAAGAGCGGCGAGGACGCGCTGCTCGCGGGTGCATTGAAGATCGAGGACGAGCCGTGCGTGGTGATGATGAGCGCATCCGGCCTGATCGCACGAACCACGCCCAGCGCGATGGACGTGTTCGAAACGCGTTCCGCCTCCGACAAGCGTGTGGCCGACGACCAGATCGTCGCCATCTTCCCGACCTCGACCCGCGCGTCCTATGGTCTGGTGACCTCCGCGGGTCGCCTGGTGCTGGCGCATGTGGCTGATCTTCCCGCGCTGCCCGCGTCGACCACACTGGCGTTGACCGGCGGCGTGAAGGCGGATGAGCTCATCGGCATGACCGAAAGCACCGACCCGGTGCCGGGCGAGAAGGTGATCACCGCCATCGCGATGGAGCCGGCGAAGTCCGCCTCCGGCGAGGGTGAAAGTGCCGAAAATGCCGAGGCGGCTTCCGGCGTGCCGGCCGCGTTGCCGCCGCTGGCGATCGGCACGCGGGGCGGCGTGGTCAAGAGGTGGAACCGCGAGTCGCCCACCACGATGGATTCGTGGCCGATCATCGACCTAAAGGATGGCGATGTGGCGCTGTTCGCCGCTCCCGCCGAGGATGAGGATCGCCTGGTGTTCATCGCCACGGACTCCTCGCTACTGACCTTCGAGGCGGGCAATGTGCGTCCGCAGGGCCGCACGGCCGGCGGCATGGCCGGCATCCGCTTGGCCGAGGGCGAGCAGGTGGCCGCGTTCAACGTGGTGCCCGCCGGCAAGATCGCCTGGGTGTATGAGGAGGGCGAGAACGGTCTGTCCTCGGCATCCGGCGCGGTGGTGCTGACCGTGGCCGGCGATTCCGAGGCTTTGCCCGGCACCGAGAACGGCGCGGCAAAGGTCACGCCGTTGGAGATGTACCCGACCAAGGGCCGCGGCACCGGTGGCGTTCGTTCGCAGCGCTTCCTCAAGGGGCAGAACACGCTGATCGCCGCATGGGTGGGCGCCTACCCGCTGCATGCGTCAACCGAGGGCAACTCCCCCGTCGAGCTGCCCAAGCCGGATATGCGCCGCGATGGTTCGGGAACCGACCTCGCCGCGCCCATCGCCTTCATCGGCTGA
- a CDS encoding alkaline phosphatase family protein has product MSVEVPEMEELLRLVPTARYGDASPGGDGRGDTSNESSHTSSHMSSNAPREAAQEEFRGGALHLSSLLPAVSSAIGHPAATAVHADPRRLQTTLGLPDVKSAIVVLVDGLGYWNIAMRLGHAPTLRSLMNDAANQRPISTCAPSTTVAAMATFGTGTCPGLTGMTGYTQRNPLTGQLSQLIQFKEALEPADLQRQATIFERLRERGVRVTSSGLPKFANSPLTQAALRGSDYIGSVTPRDRVLAACKAAATPGLSYLYIRDADKVGHNYGWNSDQWIATFERIDAQLGLLRRSAPAGTLILVTADHGMVSADPDERIDIAEEPRLSQGVELVGGEPRSVMLYADQHTSPEELAARWTNFLGDRALVRTKTQAVEQGVFGSVDARVLPMIGDVLVQATGAVTIVDSRSQAEKATRLPSVHGSQTRLEMDIPCLVDVV; this is encoded by the coding sequence ATGAGCGTCGAAGTGCCGGAAATGGAAGAATTATTGCGTTTGGTGCCCACCGCGCGGTATGGGGATGCGTCGCCGGGCGGCGACGGACGCGGTGACACCTCCAACGAGTCGTCGCATACGTCGTCGCATATGTCGTCAAACGCGCCGCGAGAGGCGGCCCAAGAGGAATTCCGAGGCGGCGCGCTGCACCTGTCGTCGCTGCTGCCCGCCGTATCCTCCGCCATCGGACATCCAGCCGCCACCGCGGTGCACGCCGATCCGCGCCGCCTGCAGACCACGCTGGGACTGCCCGACGTGAAATCCGCCATTGTCGTGCTGGTGGACGGACTGGGCTACTGGAACATCGCCATGAGACTGGGCCACGCGCCCACATTGCGCTCGCTGATGAACGACGCCGCCAACCAGCGTCCCATCTCCACATGCGCGCCCAGCACCACGGTCGCCGCGATGGCCACCTTCGGCACCGGCACCTGCCCTGGACTGACCGGTATGACCGGCTACACGCAGAGGAACCCGCTCACAGGCCAACTCAGCCAGCTCATCCAATTCAAAGAGGCGTTGGAACCCGCCGACCTGCAACGCCAAGCCACCATATTCGAACGGCTGCGTGAGCGTGGCGTGCGTGTCACCAGCTCCGGCCTGCCCAAATTCGCCAACTCACCGCTCACCCAGGCCGCGTTGCGCGGCTCCGACTATATCGGCAGCGTGACGCCGCGGGACCGCGTGCTTGCCGCATGCAAAGCCGCCGCGACCCCGGGGCTGAGCTACCTCTACATCCGCGACGCCGACAAGGTCGGGCACAACTATGGCTGGAACTCCGACCAGTGGATCGCCACCTTCGAACGCATCGACGCGCAACTGGGGCTGCTGCGGCGCAGCGCGCCCGCCGGCACGCTGATCCTGGTCACCGCGGACCACGGCATGGTCAGTGCCGATCCCGACGAACGCATCGACATCGCCGAAGAGCCGCGTCTGTCCCAAGGCGTGGAACTCGTCGGGGGAGAACCGCGTTCGGTGATGCTATACGCGGATCAGCACACCTCGCCCGAGGAATTGGCCGCGCGATGGACGAATTTCCTCGGCGATAGGGCTCTGGTGCGCACCAAAACGCAGGCTGTCGAACAGGGGGTGTTCGGATCTGTGGACGCGCGCGTGCTGCCGATGATCGGCGACGTGCTCGTGCAGGCCACGGGCGCGGTCACCATCGTCGATTCGCGCTCGCAGGCGGAGAAGGCCACGCGACTGCCCAGCGTCCACGGCTCGCAGACACGTCTGGAAATGGATATTCCCTGTCTCGTCGACGTGGTGTGA
- a CDS encoding DUF4153 domain-containing protein, whose amino-acid sequence MEEIARATPPRRRYALLAAALAIPLLFDRLFVSGSISDGTTLFQAWGCWCALITLIGAALFAVRARRTALWWITGVAALAMSVWLMTVTAQTAAFRIPPANLAYAITTATLVLPATLMAFLQLSSGTLNVHRPSELIVDWLRGWTLSWFTHWPVLARTCSDAIALVTGANGANGSNGTTTPRRFWGRIGVALLICAPILVVVVPLLMETDEVFSYVLSRVVSNLDLSDFVMHAMVILVPAPFLFSLLASVETRKHEPMLSSLEAARRNRPFDPLISGIVLGVVLVVYLLFCAIQFTFLFAGHGLPDGYTYAEYARTGFFQLLFVASVNLIGFGVVATYAPRRAPLIGMQIGLIAATGVMLVSAAMRLALYIQAYGLTWLRYLSMTFIVALAITLVLALVRLFVECLPLITIALALLLAWWLIIGFANPDNVIDTWNITYAAPLCV is encoded by the coding sequence ATGGAAGAAATCGCCCGCGCAACGCCGCCTCGACGACGGTATGCGTTGCTGGCGGCGGCCCTTGCCATTCCGCTGCTGTTCGACCGGCTGTTCGTCAGCGGTTCGATCAGCGACGGGACCACCCTCTTTCAGGCATGGGGGTGCTGGTGCGCGCTCATCACGCTGATAGGCGCAGCGCTGTTCGCCGTACGCGCACGCCGTACCGCCTTGTGGTGGATCACCGGCGTCGCGGCTCTCGCCATGAGCGTGTGGCTGATGACGGTCACCGCGCAAACCGCCGCGTTCCGCATTCCGCCGGCGAATCTCGCATATGCGATCACAACCGCCACGCTTGTGCTGCCCGCAACATTGATGGCCTTTCTGCAACTCTCGTCGGGAACGCTCAACGTCCATCGTCCATCGGAGCTTATTGTCGACTGGCTGCGCGGATGGACGCTCTCGTGGTTCACGCATTGGCCGGTATTGGCCCGCACCTGTTCGGATGCGATCGCCCTCGTCACCGGCGCAAACGGTGCAAACGGCTCGAACGGCACAACGACACCACGGCGGTTCTGGGGACGTATCGGGGTGGCGTTGCTGATTTGCGCGCCCATTCTGGTCGTGGTCGTACCGCTGTTGATGGAGACGGACGAAGTGTTCTCCTATGTGCTCAGCCGAGTGGTGTCGAATCTCGACCTGAGCGACTTCGTCATGCATGCCATGGTGATATTGGTTCCGGCGCCGTTCCTGTTCTCGCTTCTGGCGAGCGTGGAGACTCGCAAGCATGAGCCCATGTTGTCCAGTCTCGAAGCGGCTCGCCGCAACCGTCCGTTCGATCCGTTGATCAGCGGCATCGTGCTGGGCGTCGTGCTGGTGGTCTATCTGCTGTTCTGCGCCATCCAGTTTACGTTCCTGTTCGCGGGGCATGGTCTGCCGGACGGCTATACCTACGCTGAATATGCGCGCACGGGATTCTTCCAGCTGCTGTTCGTCGCCTCGGTCAATCTCATCGGATTCGGTGTCGTTGCGACCTATGCGCCACGACGAGCGCCGCTGATCGGGATGCAGATCGGTCTTATCGCCGCCACCGGCGTGATGCTCGTATCCGCGGCCATGCGGCTCGCCCTGTATATTCAGGCCTATGGTCTGACCTGGCTTCGGTATCTGTCGATGACGTTCATCGTGGCCCTGGCCATCACGCTAGTGTTGGCGCTGGTGCGTCTCTTCGTCGAATGTCTGCCGCTGATCACGATCGCACTGGCGCTGCTGCTGGCATGGTGGCTGATCATCGGCTTCGCCAATCCGGACAACGTCATCGACACATGGAATATCACGTATGCCGCACCGCTATGCGTGTGA
- the sepH gene encoding septation protein SepH, with protein MPQDRLEEARFDHVGETGELVFSCGGQLFAVTVDDALEHAILEAKQLASEHQRNSRQPRQQTVLPISQIQSLIRAGADPTRVAERYELSEALVRRFSAAVETEKQYAIEQFLSVPAPKESKVRTLSELVERTLASVGIGMESVVWRATRRGLEPWHITAQFSTAGRTAKAEWTWDMHDNSVASLNNTARKLLGEQNLNAGADASPDAPMPTLPGDSVRSARIERAVSAWNTPKPTLPAARPETRQQASPNIGRDQSTSVPNPADETEADEQPQQYPGGLTQPDIMQTLAEISHESDARGTAPDTTPAERPAAVQNTTEASTDGSAPETREQTPAAGKPAAKRKSGRSAVPSWDEILFGD; from the coding sequence ATGCCCCAGGATCGGCTTGAAGAAGCCCGCTTCGATCACGTTGGAGAGACGGGCGAGCTCGTGTTCTCTTGCGGCGGACAACTGTTCGCCGTCACGGTGGACGATGCCCTGGAACACGCCATTCTCGAGGCCAAGCAACTCGCCAGCGAACACCAGCGGAACAGTCGACAGCCCCGACAGCAGACCGTACTGCCCATTTCACAGATCCAGTCGCTGATTCGCGCGGGTGCCGATCCGACGCGCGTGGCCGAACGCTACGAGCTGAGCGAAGCGTTGGTCCGTCGTTTCTCCGCGGCAGTGGAAACCGAGAAACAGTACGCCATCGAACAGTTCCTCAGCGTTCCCGCGCCCAAGGAAAGCAAGGTGCGCACGCTCTCCGAACTGGTGGAACGCACGTTGGCCTCGGTGGGCATCGGTATGGAATCGGTGGTATGGCGCGCCACCCGCCGCGGTCTTGAGCCGTGGCACATCACCGCGCAGTTCTCCACCGCGGGGCGCACCGCCAAAGCCGAGTGGACGTGGGATATGCACGACAATTCCGTCGCCAGCCTGAACAACACGGCCCGCAAACTGCTGGGCGAGCAGAATCTGAACGCCGGCGCCGACGCCTCGCCTGACGCGCCGATGCCGACGCTGCCGGGCGATTCCGTCAGATCGGCCCGTATCGAACGCGCCGTCTCCGCATGGAACACTCCCAAGCCGACTTTGCCGGCGGCACGGCCCGAAACACGCCAGCAGGCCTCTCCGAATATCGGACGGGATCAGTCCACGAGCGTGCCGAATCCGGCGGATGAGACGGAAGCCGACGAACAGCCGCAGCAATATCCGGGAGGACTGACGCAACCGGATATCATGCAGACCCTGGCGGAGATCTCCCATGAGAGCGACGCGCGCGGAACGGCTCCCGACACCACTCCTGCGGAACGTCCCGCCGCCGTGCAGAACACGACCGAAGCGTCCACGGACGGGTCCGCCCCCGAAACGCGCGAGCAGACCCCCGCCGCTGGAAAACCCGCCGCCAAGCGCAAATCCGGACGTTCCGCCGTGCCCAGCTGGGACGAGATTCTGTTCGGAGACTGA
- a CDS encoding helix-turn-helix domain-containing protein: MTIRVNLDVMLAKRKMSVNELADRIGITPVNVSVLKNGRAKAIRFSTLDQICSVLDCQPGDILEWAEGEE, encoded by the coding sequence ATGACGATCCGTGTGAACCTCGACGTGATGCTCGCCAAACGCAAGATGAGCGTGAACGAACTGGCCGACCGCATCGGCATCACGCCGGTGAACGTGTCGGTGCTGAAGAACGGACGCGCCAAGGCGATCCGCTTCTCCACCCTCGACCAGATCTGCAGCGTTCTGGACTGCCAACCCGGCGACATCCTCGAATGGGCGGAGGGCGAGGAATAG
- a CDS encoding MFS transporter: protein MVNLLLAVIYVAFISLGLPDSLLGAAWPTMRQDLGVPVSWQGGISMIISAGTILSALMSDRMTLRFGAGKVTAVSVGMTAAALFGFSVAPNYWVLLLIAIPYGLGAGGVDAALNNYVAIHYSSRHMSWLHCMWGLGASIGPYFMSFALLNGQGWPWGYRYISILQVVLTAILVFSLPLWKTRDAGAAADESDAKKASESVSTKPLGLGEVLAIRGAKEIMIMFFCYCAVETTAGLWASSYMVMHVGIDKTTAASWASLFYVGITVGRALSGFMTMRFSDPAMIRIGQATVALGIVLMVLPLPNHIGVIAGLVTVGLGCAPIYPCVIHSTPAYFGEDKSQAIVGVQMASAYVGSLAAPPLFGLIAQYVSIALYPLYMLVILVLMVVMHERLRKLRG, encoded by the coding sequence GTGGTCAACCTGTTGTTGGCGGTAATCTACGTGGCGTTCATCAGTCTGGGACTGCCGGACTCGTTGCTGGGGGCGGCCTGGCCCACCATGCGTCAGGATCTCGGCGTGCCCGTCTCATGGCAGGGCGGCATCTCGATGATCATCTCCGCCGGCACCATCCTCTCCGCGTTGATGAGCGACCGTATGACGCTCAGATTCGGCGCGGGCAAGGTCACCGCCGTGTCGGTCGGCATGACCGCGGCCGCGCTGTTCGGCTTCTCCGTCGCTCCGAACTATTGGGTGCTGCTGCTCATCGCCATCCCGTACGGCCTTGGCGCCGGCGGCGTCGACGCGGCGTTGAACAACTACGTCGCCATCCACTACAGCAGCCGACATATGAGCTGGCTGCACTGCATGTGGGGGCTCGGCGCCTCGATCGGCCCATACTTCATGAGCTTCGCGCTGCTCAACGGCCAAGGTTGGCCGTGGGGGTACCGTTACATCTCCATCCTGCAGGTGGTGCTCACCGCGATTCTGGTGTTCAGTCTGCCGTTGTGGAAAACGCGTGACGCGGGAGCCGCCGCTGATGAGAGCGATGCCAAGAAGGCGTCGGAATCCGTCTCGACGAAGCCTTTGGGCCTCGGGGAAGTGCTCGCCATCCGCGGTGCCAAAGAGATCATGATCATGTTCTTCTGCTACTGCGCGGTCGAGACCACGGCCGGACTGTGGGCCAGCAGCTATATGGTGATGCATGTCGGCATCGACAAGACCACGGCCGCCAGCTGGGCCAGTCTGTTCTATGTCGGCATCACCGTGGGACGTGCGCTGAGCGGTTTCATGACCATGCGGTTCTCCGACCCGGCGATGATCCGTATCGGTCAGGCCACGGTGGCTCTCGGCATCGTGCTGATGGTGTTGCCCCTGCCCAACCATATCGGTGTGATCGCAGGCCTGGTGACGGTCGGTCTCGGCTGCGCTCCGATCTACCCGTGCGTCATCCACTCCACGCCCGCGTATTTCGGTGAGGATAAATCGCAGGCCATCGTCGGCGTGCAGATGGCCAGCGCCTATGTCGGTTCGCTCGCCGCTCCGCCGCTGTTCGGTCTGATCGCGCAGTATGTGTCCATCGCCCTGTATCCGCTGTATATGCTTGTGATTCTCGTGTTGATGGTCGTGATGCACGAACGTCTGCGCAAGCTGCGCGGCTAG
- the dut gene encoding dUTP diphosphatase gives MTFDVAYNEPENTEVLVKSLDPDHPARLYYAHAGDAGADLITTVRVELKPFERALVPTGVAIALPAGYVALVHPRSGLAAKQGVTVLNAPGTVDAGYRGEIKVPLINLDPEHTAVFQPGDRIAQLVIQRYVEARFVEAETLPGSDRAERGFGSTGVATD, from the coding sequence ATGACCTTCGACGTGGCCTACAACGAGCCGGAGAACACCGAAGTGCTCGTCAAGTCGTTGGACCCCGACCATCCCGCGCGGCTGTACTATGCGCATGCGGGTGATGCCGGCGCGGACCTGATCACCACGGTTCGGGTCGAGCTCAAGCCCTTCGAGCGTGCTCTGGTGCCGACCGGCGTGGCGATCGCCCTGCCCGCGGGCTATGTGGCGCTCGTCCATCCACGCAGCGGTCTGGCCGCCAAGCAGGGGGTGACCGTGCTCAACGCGCCCGGCACCGTGGACGCGGGCTATCGCGGCGAGATCAAGGTGCCGCTGATCAATCTCGATCCCGAACACACCGCGGTGTTCCAGCCCGGCGACCGTATCGCGCAGCTGGTGATCCAACGGTACGTCGAGGCACGGTTCGTCGAGGCTGAGACGCTGCCCGGCTCGGATCGCGCCGAACGCGGCTTCGGATCGACCGGAGTGGCGACGGACTGA
- a CDS encoding DUF2975 domain-containing protein produces MERMHRRRGSEASDGARDERHPVAVAVLKGMVVLFELLCLAAQCIIVPLSGEAVAMYPETAPMRWLYVVLGILAVACFEIALAGLWRLLTMVRRHDVFSGEAMRPVNLIIGCAGAEGAVVFVVLLLSTVLEPPLIWDSARGAFVPAAVGMPALSLALVVALLLIVAFIMLMLVMRSLLAQATAQRDELAVVI; encoded by the coding sequence ATGGAGCGGATGCATCGAAGGCGTGGAAGTGAGGCGTCGGATGGTGCGCGAGACGAGCGACATCCCGTCGCCGTCGCTGTGTTGAAAGGCATGGTCGTGCTGTTCGAACTGCTGTGTCTTGCGGCGCAGTGCATCATCGTGCCGTTGTCCGGCGAGGCGGTCGCCATGTATCCCGAAACCGCGCCGATGCGCTGGCTCTATGTTGTGCTGGGGATCCTCGCCGTGGCATGCTTCGAGATCGCGCTGGCCGGCTTGTGGCGGCTGCTGACGATGGTGCGCCGCCATGACGTGTTTTCGGGCGAGGCGATGCGGCCCGTCAATCTCATCATCGGATGCGCCGGGGCGGAAGGGGCTGTGGTGTTCGTCGTGCTGCTGCTGTCCACGGTGCTGGAACCGCCCCTGATATGGGATTCCGCTCGCGGCGCCTTCGTACCCGCGGCGGTGGGTATGCCGGCGTTGTCGCTGGCATTGGTTGTGGCGCTGTTGCTGATCGTCGCCTTCATCATGCTCATGCTGGTCATGCGCTCGCTGCTCGCGCAGGCGACCGCCCAGCGCGACGAGCTCGCGGTGGTGATCTGA
- a CDS encoding DUF4193 domain-containing protein: MAQDYDSPRNKDEDEESLQALGKSAQSSSSDIDDDENAIAEDYELPGADLSNEDSSVTVIPMQGDEFICSQCFLVKHRSQLATVDADGQPVCEECAA, encoded by the coding sequence ATGGCACAGGATTATGATTCTCCCCGCAACAAGGACGAGGACGAGGAGTCGCTGCAGGCTTTGGGCAAAAGCGCCCAGAGCTCGTCGAGCGATATCGACGACGACGAGAACGCCATCGCCGAGGACTATGAGCTGCCGGGTGCCGACCTGAGCAACGAGGACTCCTCGGTGACCGTGATCCCGATGCAGGGCGACGAGTTCATCTGCTCGCAGTGCTTCCTGGTCAAGCACCGCAGCCAGTTGGCGACCGTGGACGCCGACGGACAGCCGGTGTGCGAGGAGTGCGCCGCCTGA